One Geoalkalibacter subterraneus genomic window carries:
- a CDS encoding SprT-like domain-containing protein, producing the protein MSEFYGVKPTFEFYEELQRAYDFFNKELFSGELPPCIITLTRRKRTLGYYSPERFVNHIGEMVDEIAMNSSFFSISPLEHILATMVHEMVHQKMHHFGERKSRGGYHNQEWADAMEEVGLMPSSTGEPGGSRTGQHVHHYILEGGQFEKACSLLLTEKFKLSWMDRFPPDWYLEDLRNKARIESMEHQSRSRAQAEDRGIDIEDEQDRDAVDEVRKMVETDPGRDIEEKFEELRKIGVVVDVDESSGKKKTNGSNRVKYSCPKCSTNVWGKPEIKILCVECNAQFAPAC; encoded by the coding sequence GTGTCCGAGTTCTACGGGGTAAAACCCACATTCGAGTTTTACGAGGAGCTGCAGCGCGCCTACGATTTTTTCAACAAGGAGCTTTTTTCGGGAGAGCTTCCCCCCTGCATCATCACCTTGACCCGAAGGAAAAGGACCTTGGGCTATTATTCTCCAGAGCGATTCGTCAATCACATCGGGGAGATGGTCGATGAGATCGCAATGAATTCCTCGTTTTTTTCTATCTCACCTCTTGAGCATATTCTTGCAACAATGGTTCACGAGATGGTCCATCAAAAGATGCACCATTTTGGAGAGAGAAAAAGCCGCGGGGGTTACCACAACCAGGAATGGGCCGATGCTATGGAGGAGGTGGGACTTATGCCCTCTTCCACCGGAGAGCCTGGAGGGTCTCGCACGGGGCAGCATGTGCATCACTATATTCTCGAAGGGGGGCAGTTCGAGAAAGCATGCAGTCTTCTTCTGACGGAGAAGTTCAAGCTCTCATGGATGGATCGCTTCCCTCCGGATTGGTATCTGGAGGATTTGCGCAACAAGGCCAGAATAGAGAGTATGGAGCATCAGTCTCGATCCCGTGCGCAGGCAGAGGACAGAGGGATTGATATTGAGGATGAGCAAGACCGTGATGCGGTCGATGAAGTACGCAAGATGGTTGAGACGGACCCGGGGCGCGATATCGAAGAGAAATTCGAGGAGCTGCGAAAGATTGGCGTTGTGGTCGACGTCGATGAAAGCTCGGGCAAGAAAAAGACCAACGGATCAAACCGGGTCAAATATAGCTGTCCCAAGTGTAGCACCAACGTTTGGGGGAAGCCTGAGATAAAGATACTGTGTGTCGAGTGCAACGCTCAGTTTGCGCCGGCCTGCTGA
- a CDS encoding AcrVA2 family anti-CRISPR protein, with amino-acid sequence MGGWHAIVGGGQEVPLERTADIGRLAALGAWRYSQGIYRFHPEIYEALCGTEISGDLPADVLLRLPEWCVYIETPGLCFGDEQMFGFFAHLEHDSNSGRKELRIVIDVQSGLFGFPLHLGRWSVEEAIRRSLCEAQSQAQRLNHEGKEMFEDPFAPKRMAPFFSSMISLLLYLCSDEPQIDDARQPGTSPAYPRAKKVKGGMKLFAPPSSRTWNVGFAAGEQIVQARTRARSGSERQGPRPHLRRAHWHGYWKGPRTGERTFHYKWLAPVFVAAENAQS; translated from the coding sequence ATGGGAGGTTGGCATGCCATTGTGGGCGGTGGTCAAGAAGTTCCTCTTGAGAGAACCGCCGACATCGGCCGGCTGGCTGCGCTTGGTGCCTGGAGATATAGCCAGGGGATCTACCGCTTTCATCCAGAAATCTATGAGGCTTTATGCGGAACGGAGATTTCCGGGGATCTGCCTGCTGATGTCTTGTTGCGACTGCCTGAGTGGTGCGTCTACATCGAGACGCCGGGACTTTGTTTTGGGGATGAGCAGATGTTTGGCTTCTTTGCCCATCTTGAGCACGATTCAAACAGCGGCCGCAAAGAGCTTCGGATCGTCATCGATGTTCAAAGCGGTCTTTTTGGGTTCCCCCTTCACCTTGGCAGGTGGAGTGTCGAGGAGGCCATCAGGCGCAGTCTCTGCGAAGCCCAGAGTCAGGCTCAACGCCTCAATCATGAAGGTAAAGAGATGTTTGAGGATCCTTTTGCGCCGAAGAGGATGGCGCCTTTTTTCTCCTCGATGATTTCCCTTCTTCTTTATCTTTGCTCGGACGAGCCACAGATCGATGATGCGCGACAGCCCGGCACCAGCCCCGCCTACCCTCGCGCCAAAAAAGTTAAAGGGGGTATGAAACTGTTTGCCCCGCCCTCTTCTCGAACCTGGAATGTGGGATTTGCTGCAGGAGAGCAGATCGTTCAAGCTCGCACAAGGGCACGCAGCGGATCTGAGCGCCAAGGGCCGCGGCCCCACCTGCGCCGCGCTCACTGGCATGGATATTGGAAAGGGCCTCGCACGGGAGAGCGCACGTTTCACTACAAATGGCTTGCGCCCGTTTTTGTTGCAGCAGAGAACGCACAGTCTTGA
- a CDS encoding nuclease-related domain-containing protein yields MGFSQIVSQIVSALWHLKSPWFKGVVGEFNVNLSAKFLLDKEKYHLIKNVTLPTEDGSTQIDHIIVSEFGVFVVETKNMKGWIFGSPNQKTWTQKIYKHSNKFQNPLHQNYKHVKTLESLLGLNEQQVHSVIVFVGDSTFKTEMPENVTYGGGYARYIKSKKTPVLSESQVIEIVKQIEQGRLTSSFKTNREHVRHVKNIVAEKENSNVPSCPKCGSAMVLREAKKGQNVGKKFWGCTKFPQCRGIINGT; encoded by the coding sequence ATGGGTTTTTCACAAATCGTCAGTCAAATAGTCAGTGCGCTTTGGCATCTTAAATCACCTTGGTTCAAAGGTGTTGTTGGCGAGTTTAACGTCAATTTATCAGCAAAGTTTTTACTGGATAAAGAAAAATACCATTTGATCAAGAACGTAACCCTACCAACAGAAGATGGAAGCACACAGATAGATCACATCATCGTTTCTGAATTTGGCGTTTTCGTTGTTGAAACAAAAAACATGAAAGGCTGGATATTTGGGAGCCCCAACCAGAAAACATGGACTCAGAAGATTTATAAACATTCAAACAAATTTCAGAATCCATTGCATCAGAACTATAAGCATGTAAAAACCCTTGAGTCATTGTTGGGCCTAAATGAGCAGCAAGTACATTCTGTGATTGTTTTTGTAGGTGACAGCACATTTAAAACAGAAATGCCAGAAAATGTGACCTATGGCGGTGGCTATGCGAGGTATATCAAATCAAAGAAAACGCCAGTTCTAAGCGAGTCACAAGTAATAGAAATCGTGAAACAAATAGAGCAGGGAAGGCTCACTTCATCATTTAAAACAAATCGCGAGCATGTTAGGCACGTAAAAAATATCGTGGCCGAAAAAGAAAATAGCAATGTCCCGAGTTGCCCAAAATGCGGTAGTGCAATGGTTCTGCGGGAAGCCAAGAAAGGTCAAAATGTCGGTAAGAAATTCTGGGGTTGTACAAAGTTTCCTCAATGCAGAGGAATCATAAATGGCACATAA
- a CDS encoding Eco57I restriction-modification methylase domain-containing protein: protein MTEINKIEKKRLALQAKLDGGKTPEDRNHMGQFATPTTLAREILTHGVRLLPASEKIRFFDPGIGTGSFYSALRAVVVAERIESAAGFEIDPHYGKPAKAFWKGTKLNIRLEDFTQAEPEERLKANLLICNPPYVRHHHMDAAKKADLQCRTEKACGVKINGLSGLYCYFMGLSHKWMEQDGIAGWLVPSEFMGVNYGKMLKSYLLDKVTLLQVHRFDPEDVQFTDALVSSAVVWFKNAPPPSNHDVIFSYGGTLTEPALSRKVLASELAHEGKWTRYPQADKATIRVEITLGDLFDIKRGLATGDNSFFIMDRKKIEAYNLPMECFRPVLPGSRYIPSDEIKADKDGLPLIDMQFFLLHTSLSENDIAQRYPTLKAYLDTGRKGERPVAERYLCRSRRPWYAQENRPAAPIICTYMGRSRKGSKPFRFILNHSQATACNGYLMLYPKPLLAHAAAKDPEIMRTVWKFLNGIKVDELLSHGRVYGGGLHKLEPKELRGFPAEGLIARIPEIGALHRQLSLFEKAVI, encoded by the coding sequence ATGACAGAAATTAACAAAATTGAAAAAAAACGCCTTGCGCTCCAAGCTAAACTTGATGGCGGCAAAACCCCCGAGGACCGTAATCACATGGGGCAGTTCGCGACCCCAACCACGCTTGCTAGAGAGATCCTTACTCATGGAGTCCGCCTTTTGCCCGCCAGCGAGAAGATCAGATTCTTTGACCCTGGCATTGGGACCGGTTCTTTCTATTCAGCCTTGCGCGCTGTTGTAGTCGCCGAGAGGATCGAGAGTGCCGCCGGCTTCGAAATTGACCCACACTATGGAAAACCCGCCAAAGCCTTTTGGAAAGGCACAAAATTAAATATCCGGCTAGAGGACTTTACCCAAGCCGAGCCAGAAGAGCGGCTTAAGGCTAACCTGCTAATTTGCAATCCGCCTTATGTCCGACACCACCACATGGACGCTGCCAAGAAGGCCGACCTACAGTGTCGCACGGAAAAAGCTTGTGGTGTAAAAATCAATGGCCTGTCAGGGCTTTACTGCTACTTCATGGGGCTCTCGCACAAATGGATGGAGCAGGATGGTATCGCTGGATGGCTTGTTCCAAGTGAATTCATGGGCGTAAACTACGGTAAAATGCTCAAATCCTACCTGCTTGACAAGGTAACCCTCCTGCAAGTTCACCGCTTTGATCCAGAAGACGTTCAGTTTACTGATGCGCTTGTGTCGTCGGCAGTCGTCTGGTTCAAAAACGCGCCACCTCCCTCAAATCACGACGTAATTTTCTCGTATGGCGGCACGCTGACAGAACCTGCTCTTTCGCGCAAAGTTCTAGCCTCTGAACTCGCGCATGAAGGTAAATGGACCCGTTACCCCCAAGCCGATAAAGCCACCATACGAGTTGAGATCACACTTGGAGATCTGTTCGATATCAAGCGCGGTCTCGCAACTGGAGATAACAGCTTCTTCATCATGGACCGAAAAAAGATAGAGGCTTACAATTTACCGATGGAGTGCTTCAGGCCAGTCCTGCCAGGATCACGTTATATTCCAAGTGACGAGATTAAGGCCGATAAGGACGGGCTGCCGCTAATCGACATGCAATTTTTTTTACTCCACACCAGTCTCTCGGAAAACGATATAGCGCAACGCTATCCCACGCTCAAAGCCTATCTCGACACCGGCAGGAAAGGTGAAAGGCCCGTTGCAGAGCGGTATCTTTGCCGATCACGTCGTCCGTGGTATGCCCAAGAAAACCGGCCTGCTGCACCTATTATCTGTACCTACATGGGCCGGAGCAGGAAAGGATCTAAGCCTTTTCGCTTTATTCTTAATCACTCTCAAGCGACAGCATGTAATGGATATCTGATGCTCTATCCCAAACCGCTCCTCGCACATGCAGCTGCAAAGGATCCAGAGATAATGCGCACGGTCTGGAAGTTCTTGAATGGAATTAAGGTGGACGAGTTGCTTTCACATGGCCGCGTCTATGGTGGTGGACTTCACAAGTTGGAACCTAAGGAACTCAGAGGCTTCCCGGCTGAAGGCCTCATCGCACGCATTCCAGAAATTGGGGCACTTCACAGACAGCTTAGCCTGTTCGAGAAAGCTGTCATTTAG
- a CDS encoding nucleoside triphosphate pyrophosphohydrolase family protein, whose translation METTALQEIFDYPSLALGLNVASHSKDISLCLYYFQRLSTRTMRLSAMEEWTIGLVGESAEVLDCLKKVLFHDHPLDQSYKKILTEIGDTLWYLSAIATELGIDINTIADLDSISKTSEPMDVGEWAQETVARCISLSRDAKKAAQIPTSNNKMLVRMGIYDVLVRVQILCLDLNLDFTQALVFNAEKLQERYPDGFSAKASLFRCVK comes from the coding sequence ATGGAAACGACAGCTCTTCAGGAAATTTTCGATTACCCCTCCCTCGCTCTGGGCCTTAATGTCGCTTCTCATTCTAAGGACATCTCACTTTGTCTTTATTATTTCCAGCGCCTAAGCACCCGCACTATGCGACTCTCAGCCATGGAAGAATGGACGATTGGCTTGGTTGGGGAAAGCGCAGAGGTCCTCGATTGTCTTAAGAAAGTTTTGTTTCACGACCACCCCCTGGACCAAAGTTACAAAAAAATCCTGACCGAGATAGGAGACACCCTTTGGTATCTGTCTGCAATCGCAACCGAGTTGGGGATTGATATCAACACAATCGCAGATCTTGACTCCATCTCAAAAACCTCCGAACCCATGGATGTCGGAGAATGGGCCCAGGAAACTGTTGCGCGCTGCATAAGCCTATCCAGGGACGCGAAAAAAGCAGCTCAAATCCCAACCAGCAACAATAAAATGCTGGTCCGCATGGGTATCTACGATGTTTTGGTTCGCGTTCAGATTTTATGCCTTGATCTAAATCTCGATTTCACTCAAGCCCTTGTGTTTAACGCCGAAAAGCTCCAGGAGCGCTACCCTGATGGCTTCAGCGCAAAGGCCAGCTTGTTTCGCTGCGTAAAATAA
- a CDS encoding EAL domain-containing protein has product MRFVTSIARSLGMVSVAEGVETPEQIAFLRQCQCDHFQGCYFGRPLASLQFTTDNLS; this is encoded by the coding sequence GTGCGATTCGTTACTTCCATTGCTCGCAGCCTGGGCATGGTCTCGGTGGCAGAAGGCGTAGAGACCCCGGAGCAGATTGCCTTCTTGCGGCAGTGCCAGTGTGACCATTTCCAAGGTTGTTACTTTGGCCGCCCACTTGCCTCCCTGCAGTTTACCACCGACAACCTTTCCTGA
- the thyX gene encoding FAD-dependent thymidylate synthase, with translation MNPQQPSQSAVTLLAYSPDPEKTVAAAARLCYSDSDIAGLVAKFKESDHVSFLQKIMELGHFSVLEHISFTFGVEGISRACSHQLVRHRLASFSQQSQRYVDASAQADDYIVPQSVIDAGQQQRYKQAMESAWAYYRAMRNAGVPAEDARFVLPNAAETKMVLTMNARELLHFFNLRCCNRAQWEIRALAEKMLEIVHPEAPTIFSYAGPPCLHSACPEGSKTCGQAAQVKEKYARNWKKEGKCFYAKSFGR, from the coding sequence TTGAATCCCCAGCAACCTTCCCAATCAGCCGTCACGCTTCTGGCCTACTCGCCGGATCCGGAAAAAACTGTCGCTGCAGCTGCAAGGCTTTGCTACTCGGATTCAGATATTGCCGGGCTTGTCGCTAAATTCAAGGAAAGCGACCATGTATCCTTCCTGCAAAAAATCATGGAACTCGGCCATTTCAGTGTCCTTGAGCATATCAGTTTCACCTTTGGGGTTGAGGGCATCAGCCGCGCCTGCAGCCATCAGCTTGTCCGACACCGACTGGCAAGTTTCTCGCAGCAATCGCAGCGCTATGTCGACGCCTCGGCACAGGCTGATGATTATATCGTTCCGCAAAGCGTTATTGATGCCGGCCAGCAGCAACGATACAAGCAGGCGATGGAATCTGCCTGGGCGTATTATCGAGCGATGCGAAATGCGGGCGTGCCGGCCGAAGACGCACGTTTTGTTCTGCCCAATGCCGCGGAGACCAAGATGGTCTTGACCATGAATGCCAGAGAACTTCTGCATTTTTTCAATCTGCGCTGCTGCAACAGAGCTCAATGGGAGATTCGCGCCCTTGCCGAGAAGATGCTTGAAATTGTCCACCCAGAAGCTCCGACAATTTTCAGTTACGCAGGGCCGCCATGCTTGCATTCTGCTTGTCCCGAAGGGTCAAAAACCTGCGGCCAAGCAGCGCAGGTCAAAGAAAAATACGCCAGAAATTGGAAAAAGGAGGGAAAATGTTTTTACGCGAAAAGCTTTGGGAGATGA
- a CDS encoding DNA-methyltransferase, producing the protein MNMFNPLTPNEIYHGDSRNLLNRIEKNSIALSIWSPPYFVGKEYEKDLSFDDWKKLLRDVIALHFPIIKPGGFLAINIADILCFRDEGMPKIMAENISRRKISLSKEDILAVKKKHPDWNRYKLAEHFGCSEQTIDRRLNGNNIRGGKYQSQTRVFLVGGLIEEAALSAGFYLYDRRIWVKDATWENSRWHTISYRSVDESEYLYIFWKPGITKVDRSRLTKEEWVNWGSRGVWEIPSVRSNADHDSKFPVELPRRAIKIFTEPGEIVLDCFMGSGTTAVAAISEGRQYIGIEKEEKSVAIAKKATDSINTYTKEPVQMDLMIRELETSYGTE; encoded by the coding sequence ATAAATATGTTCAATCCGCTTACTCCTAACGAAATTTACCACGGAGACTCCAGAAATCTATTAAATAGAATTGAGAAAAATTCAATTGCTTTAAGTATATGGTCTCCGCCTTATTTCGTTGGAAAAGAATATGAAAAAGATTTGTCATTTGATGATTGGAAAAAACTATTAAGAGATGTTATTGCTTTGCACTTTCCAATTATCAAGCCTGGTGGATTTTTGGCGATCAATATTGCAGATATTTTATGCTTTAGGGATGAAGGTATGCCCAAAATTATGGCGGAAAACATCTCCCGAAGAAAAATTTCGCTTTCCAAGGAAGATATATTGGCAGTCAAGAAAAAACATCCTGACTGGAACAGATACAAACTCGCTGAGCACTTCGGATGTAGTGAACAAACTATTGATAGAAGGCTTAACGGAAATAACATCAGAGGTGGAAAATACCAATCGCAAACCAGAGTTTTCTTAGTTGGAGGGTTAATAGAAGAAGCAGCTTTATCCGCTGGATTCTATTTGTATGATCGTAGGATATGGGTAAAAGATGCAACATGGGAAAATTCACGGTGGCATACCATATCCTATCGCTCTGTGGACGAGTCTGAATATCTGTATATTTTTTGGAAGCCGGGGATTACTAAGGTTGATCGTTCAAGATTAACAAAGGAAGAATGGGTAAATTGGGGTTCAAGAGGTGTATGGGAAATACCATCTGTTCGTAGCAACGCAGATCACGATTCGAAATTTCCAGTTGAGCTTCCGAGAAGAGCGATAAAGATTTTTACCGAACCAGGGGAGATTGTTCTTGATTGTTTTATGGGAAGTGGAACAACTGCGGTGGCAGCCATTAGTGAAGGAAGGCAATATATTGGTATTGAGAAAGAGGAAAAATCGGTAGCAATTGCAAAAAAGGCTACAGATTCAATCAATACGTATACGAAGGAACCTGTTCAGATGGATTTAATGATCAGGGAGTTAGAAACATCATACGGCACAGAGTAA
- a CDS encoding AAA family ATPase, translating into MIVGISIKNFKGIQKITNLPLSRFHVLVGPNGVGKTTFLDAIDFVRDCLAQSPAMAVESRHIADFNDLTWMRQGGAIEVELWLDLSDQLSALAESLVNYRLGIKQDQKLGVCVENELLQRYSKSWLPSGKTIEFSRNVTPKRLLGKTSKGTDFYTREKGTYQDSFNFGLDKLTLALTPPDEERYPTANAVRRFLMQGVRYIQLNSPAMRLPCPSTRPTDLELDGTNLARVVGRLLGANGGLGPYWAEAGTPVSNWAEHLRYALPDLINIGWARRQADNAEYLMLRYENGLDAPSWVLSDGTLRMLALTLPAFLPPEPAIYMVEEPENGVHPKALEIILRSLSTVPGSQMLLATHSLFVVQQCGIEPLLCFSRDADGAHIIAGANHPMLKDWDGAPDLGIVFAAGVLE; encoded by the coding sequence ATGATCGTTGGTATCTCCATTAAAAACTTTAAGGGTATTCAAAAAATTACGAATCTCCCACTATCGCGATTTCATGTGTTGGTTGGACCGAATGGCGTTGGGAAAACAACATTTCTTGATGCTATAGACTTTGTTCGTGATTGCTTGGCGCAAAGTCCTGCCATGGCCGTTGAGTCTCGCCATATAGCAGATTTTAATGACCTTACCTGGATGCGTCAGGGCGGAGCGATTGAAGTTGAACTATGGCTTGATCTTTCGGATCAGCTGTCAGCACTGGCTGAAAGTTTGGTCAATTACCGGCTTGGCATCAAACAGGATCAGAAACTAGGTGTTTGTGTAGAAAATGAGCTGCTTCAACGATATTCCAAAAGCTGGCTTCCGAGCGGTAAAACAATCGAGTTCAGCCGTAATGTAACGCCTAAGCGGTTATTGGGCAAAACTTCAAAAGGAACAGACTTTTATACACGCGAGAAAGGAACCTACCAAGACTCGTTTAATTTTGGGCTGGACAAATTGACACTCGCTCTCACACCACCGGATGAGGAGCGCTATCCGACAGCGAATGCCGTGCGGCGATTCTTGATGCAAGGTGTTCGATACATTCAACTCAATAGCCCGGCGATGCGTTTACCGTGCCCATCCACTCGTCCAACCGATTTAGAGCTGGATGGAACCAATCTGGCACGTGTCGTTGGTCGTCTTCTTGGCGCCAATGGTGGTTTGGGGCCTTACTGGGCTGAGGCTGGGACTCCGGTTTCTAACTGGGCTGAGCATTTACGTTATGCGTTGCCTGATCTGATAAACATCGGTTGGGCACGGAGACAGGCGGATAATGCCGAATATCTTATGCTCCGTTATGAAAACGGCCTTGATGCTCCAAGCTGGGTGCTATCGGATGGCACATTGAGAATGCTTGCATTGACTTTGCCAGCATTCTTGCCCCCGGAGCCTGCCATTTACATGGTTGAAGAACCGGAAAACGGCGTGCATCCGAAGGCATTGGAAATCATCCTGCGCTCACTTTCAACAGTGCCGGGTTCTCAGATGTTACTGGCAACCCATTCACTATTTGTCGTACAGCAGTGTGGCATTGAACCTCTGCTTTGCTTTAGCCGTGATGCCGACGGTGCGCATATCATTGCAGGAGCTAATCACCCCATGTTGAAGGACTGGGATGGTGCGCCTGATCTGGGAATTGTGTTTGCGGCGGGGGTACTTGAATGA
- a CDS encoding GGDEF domain-containing protein, translating into MAILADLLIAIGSGLFLSTLILLFFFGVIFVLVICYLSARITKDISRLCRLEHEVITNPLTGADNRRYVRYMDVCLRQEAAKIRRYNLHLSVLLIDADHFKKINDTYGHLVGDQVLKNIAQTVKGSVRDFDLVFRYGGEELLVLLPYTNAQGAKILAERLRQWISDRPMLSEGQDHRHHDIRLTVSIGASSFLHTLEDEAQMVERADRALYLLKKSGRNTVTYMDKAVKRIA; encoded by the coding sequence GTGGCGATTCTGGCCGATCTTCTGATTGCAATTGGCAGCGGGCTTTTTTTAAGCACTCTCATTCTGCTTTTTTTCTTCGGCGTCATTTTCGTCCTGGTTATCTGCTACCTCTCTGCTCGTATCACAAAAGACATCTCCAGACTCTGCCGCCTTGAACACGAAGTCATCACAAACCCCCTGACAGGGGCCGACAACCGTCGCTATGTCCGCTATATGGATGTCTGCTTGCGACAGGAAGCTGCCAAGATCCGCCGCTATAATCTCCATCTGTCCGTTCTTTTGATCGATGCTGATCACTTCAAAAAAATCAACGATACCTATGGCCACCTCGTGGGCGATCAGGTCCTTAAAAATATTGCCCAGACAGTAAAGGGAAGCGTTCGAGATTTCGACCTGGTGTTTAGATATGGGGGAGAAGAGCTTTTGGTCCTTCTTCCCTACACAAACGCTCAAGGGGCGAAAATTCTGGCCGAAAGGCTTCGTCAGTGGATCTCCGACAGACCCATGCTGAGCGAGGGGCAAGACCACCGTCATCATGACATTCGCCTAACCGTCAGCATCGGCGCCAGCTCCTTTTTACATACCCTTGAAGATGAGGCGCAGATGGTGGAACGCGCCGATCGAGCTTTATATCTGTTAAAAAAATCAGGCCGCAATACCGTAACCTATATGGATAAGGCTGTTAAAAGAATAGCCTGA
- a CDS encoding helix-turn-helix domain-containing protein, which yields MSELGELIHKLRTQEQPARSITDLAQLLGISASYLSQIEKGHKCPAPEIAEKLSKIYGQTEIQRRKIFESLLQRIIVFRYPQAQGLFARGEYPNPHFLKRVKKDLDTYVVPFEEIAENLGVSVDAFEDILEAEHPITREQIFLLARTLGQNPTEYLLLAGFMPYETMEVLIGAPNLLKTLAAAAQIVQQNKES from the coding sequence ATGTCAGAACTCGGGGAATTGATACACAAGCTGCGCACGCAGGAACAGCCGGCCAGATCAATCACCGATCTGGCCCAACTCCTGGGCATCTCAGCTTCGTACCTGAGTCAAATAGAAAAGGGGCATAAATGTCCCGCTCCCGAGATTGCCGAAAAACTCTCCAAAATCTACGGCCAAACCGAAATACAGCGCCGAAAGATTTTTGAATCGCTGTTGCAACGTATCATCGTCTTTCGTTACCCCCAGGCCCAAGGGCTTTTTGCTCGCGGAGAATATCCCAATCCCCACTTTCTCAAGCGCGTCAAAAAAGACTTGGACACCTATGTGGTTCCGTTTGAGGAAATTGCTGAGAATCTGGGAGTTTCCGTCGATGCGTTTGAGGACATTCTTGAAGCTGAGCACCCGATTACCCGAGAACAGATCTTTTTGCTGGCCCGCACGCTGGGGCAAAACCCTACGGAGTATCTGCTTCTCGCCGGTTTTATGCCTTATGAGACCATGGAGGTCTTGATAGGGGCGCCCAATTTGCTCAAAACGCTTGCGGCGGCCGCCCAAATTGTGCAACAGAACAAGGAGAGTTGA
- the rdgC gene encoding recombination-associated protein RdgC, with protein sequence MGLLSNTTNLKQYRIIDGQLSRESLGFVQEKLQRNAFIPIEQTQEEISCGWTILGSLDKNDFGNINDWQRGNYLCFTLRIDQRKVPASTLKRHCEKEYEKFLQNNQGFKRVPKTEKEAIRERVRLNLLSKTLPATKGIDVVINLDRQDLFVTSLTDKDCDLVEKAFQETFGGICRLRVTPPLEMAMEIAPENLQHNLKVLNRASTDAIVEQIKENVWLGQGFLLWLLHRTIESDSRYRLNTPGPLLRDGEYVAYLNNRLTLTGSAEGGTQKVALSGPQSGFQEARIALHGGKVLSSATVYLEEQENLWKYTLKSDSFHVASLKCPTVKLEKDVDDAEAEEHALFYERMHLIESFLQLHKSLFREFLIQRLDENKWTDLEMKLENFLENGPLLEDAI encoded by the coding sequence ATGGGCCTTTTATCCAACACGACCAACCTCAAGCAATACCGCATTATTGACGGGCAGCTTTCCCGGGAGAGCCTCGGCTTTGTCCAGGAAAAACTCCAAAGAAATGCTTTTATCCCCATTGAGCAGACACAAGAAGAGATCTCTTGTGGCTGGACGATTCTGGGCAGCCTTGACAAAAACGACTTTGGAAACATCAATGACTGGCAGCGCGGCAACTATCTCTGTTTTACCCTGCGTATCGACCAGCGCAAGGTGCCGGCCTCAACCCTTAAGCGCCATTGCGAAAAAGAATACGAGAAATTTCTGCAGAACAACCAGGGTTTCAAACGAGTGCCGAAGACGGAGAAAGAAGCCATCCGCGAAAGGGTGCGCCTGAATCTTCTAAGCAAGACGCTGCCGGCTACCAAGGGTATTGATGTTGTCATCAATCTCGATCGGCAGGATCTTTTTGTCACTTCCCTGACTGACAAGGACTGTGACCTTGTGGAGAAGGCTTTTCAGGAAACCTTCGGGGGCATTTGCCGTTTGCGCGTAACCCCTCCGCTTGAAATGGCGATGGAGATTGCACCGGAGAATCTGCAGCACAACCTTAAAGTGCTCAACCGCGCAAGCACCGATGCGATTGTGGAGCAGATCAAGGAAAACGTCTGGCTGGGACAGGGTTTTTTGCTGTGGCTTTTGCACCGAACGATTGAAAGTGATTCGCGCTACCGACTCAATACGCCCGGCCCTCTGCTGCGAGATGGGGAATATGTCGCCTATCTCAACAATCGGTTGACGCTGACGGGCAGTGCCGAAGGCGGGACGCAGAAGGTTGCCCTCTCCGGTCCGCAATCAGGGTTTCAGGAGGCTCGTATTGCGCTGCACGGCGGCAAAGTTCTCTCTTCTGCCACCGTGTATCTGGAAGAGCAGGAAAACCTCTGGAAATATACGCTCAAATCAGACTCCTTCCATGTGGCAAGCCTTAAATGCCCGACCGTCAAACTCGAAAAGGATGTCGATGACGCCGAAGCTGAAGAGCATGCTCTTTTCTATGAGCGCATGCACTTAATCGAGTCGTTTCTGCAACTGCACAAGAGCTTGTTCCGGGAGTTTTTAATCCAGCGCCTCGATGAGAACAAGTGGACTGATCTCGAGATGAAACTTGAAAATTTCCTTGAGAATGGCCCTCTGCTTGAGGACGCGATCTAA